Part of the Prunus dulcis chromosome 8, ALMONDv2, whole genome shotgun sequence genome is shown below.
TACTTTAGATATTATTAGAAGTGACAAAACCCACAATGACCCAAAAGAAAGATGCACAAACCATAAAGTGGACAAATTACGCAAATCCTAATTGATACGGAAATTCAAGGTAGCATAAATTTTCTTACCCCTTCAAGTTTGCCAAGAGCTACTTCCAACTTCAAAGAAAGCTcatggttttcatttttcaaagcCTCAATCTGCATATGTAAAGAAATGTTATAGCCCTTGAAAAGAAGATAGATAGTTCTTCAcgataaatgaaaataaccTTCATTTGGGAGTTTATATACAAGCTTTTGTATCCTATCTCTGGAGATTTAGAAAAGACAGGGCTTCTCTTCTTTGCCTGATTACACATCCCCAATAAATTGTTTGAATAAGCAACACAAATTAATATATGCAAGTAAACATCAAACTCTTATAATCCCCAGAGCAAGATGAATACCTTTGAGTTCTGTGTTTCCACTAATTGTATAAGataatcaattttttcttccatgcctTTCTCACCCAAGGTTGGTTGTTCCTCCAAAAGAGGTTGCTCCTCTTCCATCTCACTATCACTAATGTTTTCAATCACGGGATCAATGTTCTGGTTTTGAACAGGCATATCACAGTTTCGAATGCGTAATGATCGCCTAACGACAGAATTGAGCTGCTTCGGTCTCTTTTTTGAACGAGAGGATTTAGTAGATTTTTCTTGCATCATATGCATTGAGTTAGTTTTCTCCAACGGAGGGCTTGCGTTTTCATGCTGCTGGTCCATTTGCTCTGAAGAAGGATTTGGCCCCTCAGGCTGTGGTTCCTCAGTTTCAGATAATGGTTGTGTGGCTTTAGGCTTTGATTTGAAgaccataatcatttattaGTAAAATTAACCATAATTAAACAATTCAATTTAGTATGTGCAGATtataatagtaataataataaaagacaCTAGCATTGACGAAGGTAACAAACTTGCTAATAAAAGGGAACCAAAATATCAGTAATCTAATCTGCAACTACCAATGCATTGAAGAACCAGACATGGACAAGCTTCTTCATGTATTTACCTAAAGATAATTTGATCTTTGCGTTTACAAAAACATAGGAAATTACTAGAAAGCTAAAGAATATGAAGACGGGCCCTCTGtaaaacatttttatttttcaaaaaataatacacaTAATTTCTGTAAAGCAttctttaatttctgtttTACCCAACAAATTAAAGCAAGAACTTCTATTAAAATGCCAAGTTCCTCACCAAGCAAAGCATAGACATGAATACTCCAAACAAAATAAGACTATTAGCATTCCTCATTTAGCCTCTCTGCCATTCCAAACTGAATATAGCATAATCTTTATGCTCTCAAAATGTGGAGtgcaagaagatgaagagtAGTGTCAAAAGATCCAGCTAAAATACATAACATTTTATAATCAAAACAAGGATGCCTCAAATACATAAATCAACTTGTTTGTAATTCAGAGAAACGCATCTCTTTCTTTAATACAtacaaaaccctaaatccacCACcatcccaaaaaataaataataataaaaaccattAACCCTAAAAAGTAATATCATAACAAAACAACAAGTACAGGACACATAAATCAACATCTCCCAAAAGGGAACAAAGACTCTACGAGTAAACACAATaaacaaacagaaaagaaaaaacctttTAACcatgaaaggaaaaacaaagaaatagaaaaacaaaaatcagaaGAAACGCATGGTGCAGCAATACAACCAACCAATAAAGCAAAATATGTTAAATTGTACAATGGGtttggaaaaaacaaaagaagaagaaaaaaggttcAGCCTttgttgaaaagaaataaaatgctGGTTAAGCAAAACAAAGATGAAAGTTAAGAGAAGTTCACCGTATGAACCgttccttccttccttgaaGCATTTGGTCTCCTACCCATCTCTCTCTGTAACTCTCAAATACACAGAGCTTACTCTTGTGTCTGTTCTGTTCTAGTGTGATCAACAGAGGAAGCGTCTTTTACTCTCTGCGAGCTGCTCCCATTGAATACGCCTTTGGAAACGTGCAAGAACCAAAAGGTAATTTCCTTCGTAATGCTCGAGGCTTCATCAATCTTCACCGTTCAATTTGTTGCCTATTTTGAATCGCTCAATTATGGCCCTCTGTTTTCTCACCGTACCATTTAGCGCCCTTTTACCCTTTCACCATCTTCAACTCAAATGGTgctaaattcaaaattttcccctTCAAAATTCAACTATTCACAGACACACATAGTGTGTATTTATATACTTTAGGATGATCTTGTGTTGTTAgattagagcaactccacccatttgtcCTTAGTCATGGTaagggtggagctagggcaatcactattcacgtgaatagtaattgcccttgcaaatagtaatttgtgtttccacccgttgccCTGGCttagggcaattactattcatttttttgttttttcctcctattttttaatgaaaataattaatttgggtaatattttcaaataagattttcgggttcctacgtgtcaagactattcataatcagataaaattttcggataaaatttttggattcaaatttcggattaatttcaaagttcaaaattcagataaattttggggttcaaatttcgaatgaatttcaaaattcaaaattcagataaatttgggttcaaatttcggatgaatttcaaaattcaaatttcagataaattttggttcaaatttcagataaatttgggttcaaatttcggatgaatttcaaaattcaaatttcggatgaatttcaaaattcaaatttcatacaaattagggttcaaatttcggatgaatttcaaatttcagatatttttcatccaataaaatcaagccacgtggcatgtctatcttgccaaaattttctataaaaccagagtctcagctcatacctctcacaccacatctttctatattttcatttctcagagtttagaattcatacttcattcattctaaatggaagaatttaggagatgcttggagaggcaagagagagaaacaagagagagaaaccgtagagcagatgaagtcaatgagttgcagagacaagttgatgagcaagttctcatagcagtggctttgcaagaagaagagaaccaaggaCGCCGCcttggttcacaagtcggccgccgccggaatgtggaaagacataggcattctcggggtaagaatcttttggaagattattttatcccaacttttttgtactctgatgttgattttcgaaggcgatttagaatgcaacctcatttgttcaataaagtcatgcatgatatttgcaattataatgcatactttgttcaaaagtgtgatgctgctggggttttggggcttctttcgaagcaatattaacaaaatattgaaaatgcaagaaatattaacaacatattgaaaatgcaagcaatattaacaaaatattgaaaatgcaagcaatattaacaaaatatatatattaggcaatattaacaaaatatatatattaggagattaaacttaataaaaaaatttataaaatacttacctcgttagtacgattttgcccacttctatagttgtccatcgcttttgctagggcatttctccattttcccattttcccaactctttattgagaattttccacctactggataatgccatctccgtacgagtagaccccgaaattttttcacaaaattcggcatgaatttttttccacatatgaaaaattttcatttcattgccggacacgggacaatgacaaatttggagccaagcctcacacaaggaaacatcttccattgtgctccaagcccctccggtttcgatagaagaagccataaaaatatgaaatcaaaattatagatgaaaaagaggaaaatgttgtgtaacaagagtgaataatagtagaagtataataaaatgtaagagtattggtgttgaaagtgaagggtattgataggtatttatagaaaaaaatatcatatttttttagaattttttacgattttttttcatatttttttcccccaaaaaagcctcagccgttggattaaTTTGGAGAAGCAAATCGGAAGGCTAGGGaggcgacacgtggcagcgTACCGTTGGAGCTGGNNNNNNNNNNACACgctcgctgacgtcagcaacaCGCGAGTTGGACCTGGGGCTGGTTtcgccttcgggctggcccgagttggtgggtcccacccCAAACTCGGGCTTGGGCTGCCCGCTGGggggactttttttttttttttttctgccctCGCCTCGGGCTGGGCTCCTTCGCTGGAGCCGCTCTTAGTTAATTAAGATTTTGGTCgttggatttttttataagattATATATTTAATCAGAAAAAAATCATGGCCATTTGATGGGAGGTAAATGTTTTAAGTTCTGatttaagaaaaatacaaacaaataagcaacacATGGCTCCTCATGGATCAATACAACGGCGAATCTTTAGGGCAGGTACAGCAGCCCATAGCcatgattttgaatttttttcttataaatacctaacaattctattcactttccacaccaaatcttcatacaaactcatctcctttcaatattttttactttccaCAACAAATTTCCTActacaaaatttcatttgtgcaaaaatacaaatgacCACTTCCATCGAAGCCGGAGGGTCATGAACAAATGTTCGAAGAGGTCAAAATCTTGGCAacgaggtaaaaaaaaataaaaatttccgttttattcaatttaatgtctTTATAtatcttgcatttccaatttcatttttttaacaGATTAGTtaaggcaaaacaaaaaagaggaaaatcaTGACACATGGCTCCTCAAGTGAACAATGCCCGTAGTCGGTTCCAGTGGTGCGTTCCGTATATGAAATAATGGCACTGTTACGTCCTCCGAAGGAAAATACTCCCCCACATCATAATCCGGTGGAACCGCCTCCGCCAATGATTGAGTTGTTCTTGTACTCCATTGTGTCGGACTATGAGGACCGGGAATATTTCAATTATATGATGACTGATGAGGTATTTCAATTCTATGATGAgtgagatgtgaattttataataaatatggacacgtggccgaaaatttaatttgaaaattttatccaaaaaatgttatctgaaattttaagtaagaattttataataaatagtgacaCGTGACAaccgaaaatattatttaaaaagcttatcaaaattaatggtttaagtattttaaaaaaatagaaaataaaataaaatgaatagtatttgcccttGCCCTTACCTTTTGGAGTGGAACAAAAAAAggcaaggctgacactattcatgtgaatagtgttTGCCCCTACCTTACCCTTGCCCTTAGGGTGGGGGTGCTCTTAGCATTAGCACATGGGCTGTATTTTAGCATCAACACATTGGGGTCCACGAAAATTTAGGTTCAACCCAAAGTTGGGTGGAATTCCGCCTGAATTAGTGCCTAGGCGAAAAATATGATTGGACCTATGCCTTGgagaagaaatttgggactaaaacccaaaatttaacATTTGGCCCTCTCCattggagatggccttacCATTTCCATAGTGGCAAAAATTGAAAGGAACTTTTATCATTTGAATGGCGTCATGGCCCGTTTATTCTTCTTATGGATCCACAAAGTGGCCCATCACTAATAACAACGCGTTTATAACCCTTGGTTCCGTAGCTAAGTGATTCATAACACTTACTCTTGCATTATAGGTCCCTAGTTCGATTCACCCTTCCTAGATATCACTTGTatccacaaaacaaaacaagaaagtgAAACCCCTAAAACCATTTCTCACACCCATCTATCTTGACAAACCCaacatttaatttttcatcaaTCCCCCAAAACCCACATCAAATTCACTAACCAGAACCCTCAAATCAAATAAAGGGATCGACTTGAATACTCCAAACAAaatactgaaaaaaaaaaactccaaacaAAATAATACCACTAGCACACAGAGCCTAATCCAAACTGAATATAGCATCATTCTTTATGCCCTTAATAATTGAGAGCtgattttctcactttttttCTATCTATTTACactcttttttgttataataaaaaatattaaaaaaataaaaaggagtgggaaaatcaaaaccctattaattttgtcaattaGTAGGGTTATCCATGATCGTTTGTCTTATCCGTAAATAATTGCCCATTGGTCCTTTTGCAGTTGAGGACAAGTACACTGGATATGGGTATCCGTGGCCCGACCCGTTTTCTCCTCTTTTGGGGCTCACAAGGTGGCCCATCACCAATAACGTCCGCTTTCATTTCATGAACCACTTGGGAACGATAAGATGATAAGATAAAAATCAtcgtcctcttcttcttctttttcttcaatccgTACACTCTGTTTTTCTCTGTCTGAACAGTGAAGGCTCTTAAACCCAAGCTTTCCCATGGTA
Proteins encoded:
- the LOC117637615 gene encoding uncharacterized protein LOC117637615, which translates into the protein MGRRPNASRKEGTVHTPKATQPLSETEEPQPEGPNPSSEQMDQQHENASPPLEKTNSMHMMQEKSTKSSRSKKRPKQLNSVVRRSLRIRNCDMPVQNQNIDPVIENISDSEMEEEQPLLEEQPTLGEKGMEEKIDYLIQLVETQNSKAKKRSPVFSKSPEIGYKSLYINSQMKIEALKNENHELSLKLEVALGKLEGYEKGTCAFSGVMEKMKDMILVSALSKATERVVNVSSQAIGDDPLSPQEVQDRKSVAKRKK